In a single window of the Zea mays cultivar B73 chromosome 5, Zm-B73-REFERENCE-NAM-5.0, whole genome shotgun sequence genome:
- the LOC103626019 gene encoding protein P21: MASVLRVLALLLVAAAVADAASIVVTNKCAYTVWPAALPGGGTVLNTGESWPIDVPAGTRSGRVWGRTGCGFVTNGTLGQCQTGDCGGTLACSKVGFEPITLAEYSLGGTGADRFDISLVHGFNAPMSFLPASGGGGGARCGRGGPSCPVQEITFDCPSEQRRVAGCGNPCDGKSSSCGPNNGTEYFKKACPQTITYPRDTTNTVFTCPAGTSYEITFCP, from the coding sequence ATGGCATCCGTTTTGCGCGTACTCGCTCTCCTCCTCGTGGCCGCCGCGGTGGCGGACGCCGCGAGCATCGTGGTGACCAACAAGTGCGCTTACACCGTGTGGCCGGCGGCGCTGCCGGGCGGCGGCACGGTGCTGAACACCGGGGAGTCGTGGCCCATCGACGTGCCCGCGGGGACGCGGAGCGGCCGCGTGTGGGGCCGCACGGGGTGCGGCTTCGTCACCAACGGCACGCTGGGGCAGTGCCAGACGGGCGACTGCGGCGGCACGCTGGCGTGCAGCAAGGTCGGGTTCGAGCCCATCACGCTGGCCGAGTACTCGCTCGGCGGCACAGGCGCCGACCGGTTCGACATCTCCCTCGTCCACGGCTTCAACGCGCCCATGTCGTTCCTCCcggccagcggcggcggcggcggcgccaggTGCGGCCGCGGCGGGCCGTCGTGCCCCGTGCAGGAGATCACGTTCGACTGCCCCTCCGAGCAGCGGCGGGTGGCCGGGTGCGGCAACCCCTGCGACGGCAAGAGCAGCAGCTGCGGCCCCAACAACGGGACGGAGTACTTCAAGAAGGCGTGCCCGCAGACGATCACGTACCCCCGGGACACGACCAACACCGTCTTCACGTGCCCGGCCGGGACGAGCTACGAGATCACCTTCTGCCCGTGA